A window of the Lactuca sativa cultivar Salinas chromosome 7, Lsat_Salinas_v11, whole genome shotgun sequence genome harbors these coding sequences:
- the LOC111879520 gene encoding transcription factor IBH1-like 1: protein MHTSSKLKREFIKKWFKGLQICCSSKKMDVLERKKKIKFCADIAMASAKNATTSWSNAVISDAMKYEENSILMDNLLSHKSRFIPQKTAAVCKMIALHKRFRSKKILKKCCSVAQRAKKTFPPTSNLATYIAKRLVKKRTQVLKRLVPGGEAMDEFSLIKEALDYILSLRVQVDVMRNLVNATEVLNESNSPIVD from the coding sequence ATGCATACCTCTAGCAAGCTTAAGAGGGAATTCATCAAGAAATGGTTTAAGGGTCTTCAGATATGTTGTTCTTCAAAGAAAATGGATGTTTTGGAGAGAAAGAAGAAGATAAAGTTTTGTGCAGATATTGCTATGGCTTCTGCCAAAAATGCCACAACTTCTTGGAGCAATGCAGTAATTTCTGATGCTATGAAATACGAAGAAAACTCTATTCTCATGGATAATTTATTAAGCCACAAGTCAAGGTTCATCCCACAAAAGACTGCAGCTGTTTGCAAAATGATCGCTCTCCATAAGAGGTTTCGAAGCAAGAAGATCTTGAAAAAGTGTTGTAGTGTTGCTCAAAGAGCAAAAAAGACGTTTCCTCCTACATCCAATTTAGCTACTTATATTGCAAAAAGATTGGTAAAAAAGAGAACCCAAGTTCTTAAAAGACTTGTACCTGGTGGAGAAGCCATGGATGAATTCTCCCTCATCAAAGAAGCATTAGACTACATCCTTTCCCTTAGGGTACAAGTTGATGTCATGAGAAATCTCGTGAATGCAACCGAGGTTTTGAATGAAAGTAATTCACCCATAGTCGATTAA
- the LOC111879524 gene encoding mannosyltransferase APTG1 — translation MRKRTKAAEFSHGDEASNPKSFQEDRNQFPSSKKIFLICLIFRITNSLFVQTYFNPDEHWQALEVAHRITFGYGHLTWEWTKGIRSYLHPMIFAVLYKVLSLLHLDTPLFMIKAPRLFQSLLSAFGDLYLFKLSHVLYGGHVANWALFAQLTNWFMFYCITRTLSNSLETVLTVVSLYYWPSLRTNLTKMPPGSRTWALLTAALACAIRPTSAIIWVYVGITEFFGSHNKLKFIFLQVVPIGSVVLGLTFILDRLMYGSWVLVPLNFLKFNFLSSGGDYYGTHPWHWYFTQGFTVMIFTFLPFMVLGIIQSKNWKLSGLILWVLALYSVLGHKEFRFVLPVLPLALLFSGYSLAKLSQQQHSSNKKSNKNKSFWKIKPALFFLLLTNIPMALYMTMVHQRGTEDVMNYLAKEANQRNVKSILFLMPCHSTPFYSTLHHNIPMRFLDCSPSEIKGIQDESDRFVMDPIGFVSEYVKNWAPPSHIVLFDTEEKYIKDFLFSHSFKKIKRFFHAHFKVDRDLQASVVVYALLDQ, via the exons ATGAGAAAACGAACAAAAGCTGCTGAATTTTCACATGGAGATGAAGCATCAAATCCCAAATCTTTTCAAGAAGATAGAAATCAATTTCCATCATCCAAGAAAATCtttttaatttgtttaattttCAGAATCACAAATTCTTTATTTGTGCAAACATATTTCAACCCAGATGAACACTGGCAAGCTCTCGAAGTTGCACATAGAATTACATTTGG ATATGGACATTTAACATGGGAGTGGACAAAAGGGATACGAAGCTATTTGCATCCAATGATATTTGCAGTTCTATATAAAGTTCTTTCACTTTTACATCTTGATACTCCATTGTTCATG ATCAAAGCTCCAAGGCTATTTCAATCTTTGTTGTCTGCCTTTGGTGATCTCTACTTGTTCAAACTCTCTCATGTCCTGTATGGTGGCCATGTTGCCAATTGGGCT CTTTTTGCACAGTTAACAAACTGGTTTATGTTTTACTGTATCACAAGAACATTATCAAATAGTTTGGAGACTGTTCTTACAGTTGTTAGTCTCTACTACTGGCCCAGTTTGAGGACCAATTTGACCAAAATGCCCCCAGGTTCTAGAACCTGGGCTTTGCTTACAGCTGCTTTAGCCTGTGCCATTCGCCCCACAAGTGCTATCATTTGGGTTTATGTTGGAATTACCGAGTTTTTTGGGTCCCACAATAAGCTcaaattcatttttcttcaaGTTGTGCCAATTGG gTCTGTTGTGCTTGGATTGACATTCATATTGGATAGATTGATGTATGGTTCATGGGTTTTAGTGCCTTTAAACTTTTTAAAGTTTAATTTTCTTTCATCTGGAGGTGACTATTATGGAACTCACCCATGGCACTGGTATTTCACCCAGGGATTTACAGTCATGATatttacctttttaccctttatGGTGCTTGGCATCATTCAGTCTAAAAACTGGAAGCTTTCTGGACTCATTTTGTGGGTTTTAGCCCTTTATAGTGTTTTAGGGCACAAAGAATTCAG GTTTGTCCTACCTGTGCTTCCACTAGCTTTATTATTCTCTGGTTATTCATTAGCAAAATTAAGCCAACAACAGCATTCATCCAATAAAAAAAGCAACAAAAATAAAAGCTTCTGGAAGATAAAACCAGCACTTTTTTTCTTACTCCTAACAAATATCCCCATGGCTCTTTACATGACCATGGTTCATCAG AGAGGAACTGAAGATGTGATGAATTATCTAGCAAAAGAAGCTAATCAAAGGAACGTGAAAAGCATTTTATTCTTAATGCCATGTCATTCTACTCCCTTCTATTCAACTTTACATCACAATATTCCTATGCGTTTCTTGGATTGTTCTCCAAG CGAAATTAAGGGAATCCAAGATGAGTCAGACCGGTTTGTAATGGATCCAATTGGTTTCGTATCAGAATATGTGAAAAACTGGGCCCCACCAAGTCATATTGTGTTATTTGATACAGAAGAGAAATATATTAAAGACTTCCTTTTCTCACATTCTTTCAAAAAG ATAAAAAGATTCTTTCATGCTCATTTTAAGGTGGATCGAGATCTTCAAGCGTCAGTTGTTGTGTATGCTCTTTTAGACCAGtga